One part of the Ursus arctos isolate Adak ecotype North America unplaced genomic scaffold, UrsArc2.0 scaffold_14, whole genome shotgun sequence genome encodes these proteins:
- the NEURL4 gene encoding neuralized-like protein 4 isoform X4, protein MAAGSGGSGGSGGGPGPGPGGGGGPGGSGAGSGSGGGLGSGGELHPRTGRLVSLSACGRTARRQQPGQEFNHGLVLSREPLRDGRVFTVRIDRKVNSWSGSIEIGVTALDPSVLDFPSSATGLKGGSWVVSGCSVLRDGRSVLEEYGQDLDQLGEGDRVGVERTVAGELRLWVNGRDCGVAATGLPARVWAVVDLYGKCTQITVLPPEPGFSPPTPIPTPPLEPSAPPEDSALTEQGTSGDEAFMVSPAQARPETFPNSLESHNDFASMELSEVVGNAILSAYNGGLLNVNLSSPPAGDGLGSGGAATSPILTSNDALLFHEKCGTLIKLSNNNKTAERRRPLDEFNNGVVMTNRPLRDNEMFEIRIDKLVDKWSGSIEIGVTTHNPNNLEYPATMTNLQSGTIMMSGCGILTNGKGTRREYCEFSLDELQEGDHIGLTRKSNSALHFFINGIDQGVATPLTPPVVYGVVDLYGMAVKVTIVHNNNHSDRLRRNNAILRALSPEGALRRTAPAAQAEPERLLFHPNCGQKAAITHEGRTALRPHATDDFNHGVVLSSRALRDGEVFQVRIDKMVDKWAGSIEIGVTTHNPAYLQLPSTMTNLRSGTWMMTGNGVMHNGTTILDEYGHNLDRLKAGDTVGVVRREDGTLHFFVNGMTQGPAAWNVPPGVYAVVDLYGQAAQATIVDDVEVPPVPEPLPEGNNQVSPSSPSSGAGGSDLRFHQLHGSNAVITNGGRTALRHNCRSEFNDAIVISNRALRDGELFEIVIQKMVDRWSGSIEAGVTAIRPEDLEFPNTMTDIDYDTWMLSGTAIMQDGNTMRNNYGCDLDALGTGARIGMMRTAKGDLHYFIDGQDQGAACSGLPPEVYAVVDLYGQCVQVSITSATGPMDNSLATSNTATEKSFPLHSPVAGVAHRFHSTCGKNVTLEEDGTRAVRAAGYAHGLVFSTKELKPEEVFEVKVEELDEKWAGSLRLGLTTLAPGEMGPGAGGGPGLPPSLPELRTKTTWMVSSCEVRRDGQLQRMNYGRNLERLGVGSRVGIRRGADDTMHVLVDGEDMGPAANGIAKNVWAVLDLYGPVRSVSVVSSTRLEEPEGTQPPSPSSDTGSEGEEDNDGEEHGLRGQNQVAVMPTALEFLENHGKNILLSNGNRTATRVASYNQGIVVVNQPLVPQLLVQVRIDFLNRQWTSSLVLGVITCPPERLNFPASACALKRAAWLLRGRGIFHNGLKICEKFGPNLDTCPEGTVLGLRLDSSGGLHLHVNGMDQGVAVPDVPQPCHALVDLYGQCEQVTIVSPEPGATSGKSGGTQGDMEKADMVDGIKESVCWGPLPAASPLKSCEYHSLCSRFQELLLLPEDYFMPPPKRSLCYCESCRKLRGDEAHRRRGEPPREYALPLGWCRFNLRVNPRLEAGTLTKKWHMAYHGSNVAAVRRVLDRGELGAGTASILSCRPLKGEPGVGFEEPGENCAPPREEQPPPVLLSPSLQYAGAETLASKVQFRDPKSQRTHQAQVAFQVCVRPGSYTPGPPSAALREPPDPHFSPAELEWVTKEKGATLLYALLVRVE, encoded by the exons ATGGCGGCGGGGTCGGGTGGGAGTGGGGGCTCTGGGGGAGGCCCCGGGCCggggccgggtgggggtgggggccccgGCGGGAGCGGCGCAGGGTCGGGGTCCGGCGGGGGTCTGGGCAGCGGCGGGGAGCTGCACCCGCGCACTGGGCGCCTGGTGAGCCTGTCGGCCTGTGGGCGTACAGCGCGGCGGCAGCAGCCGGGCCAGGAGTTTAACCACGGGCTGGTGTTGAGCCGGGAACCCTTGCGCGATGGACGCGTCTTCACCGTCCGCATCGACCGCAAG GTCAACTCCTGGAGTGGCTCCATTGAGATTGGGGTGACGGCACTGGACCCCAGTGTGCTGGACTTCCCAAGCAGCGCCACGGGGCTGAAGGGGGGCTCATGGGTAGTGTCGGGCTGCTCGGTGTTGAGGGATGGACGTTCTGTGCTGGAGGAGTACGGTCAGGACCTGGACCAGCTTGGTGAAGGGGACCGTGTGGGCGTGGAACGCACAGTTGCCGGGGAGCTGCGGCTCTGGGTGAATGGGCGGGATTGTGGGGTGGCTGCCACGGGCCTTCCCGCTCGTGTCTGGGCCGTCGTGGACCTTTACGGCAAGTGCACCCAGATCACCGTGCTACCCCCTGAGCCAGGTTTCAGCCCCCCTACTCCCATCCCCACACCTCCCCTTGAGCCCTCCGCGCCCCCCGAAGATTCCGCCTTGACTGAACAGGGGACCTCTGGGGATGAAG CCTTCATGGTGTCCCCAGCGCAGGCCCGGCCGGAGACGTTTCCTAACAGCCTTGAGTCGCACAATG ACTTTGCCAGCATGGAGCTGTCCGAGGTGGTGGGCAACGCCATCCTGTCTGCCTACAACGGGGGGCTCCTGAATGTCAACCTGAGCTCCCCGCCGGCAGGGGACGGACTGGGGTCTGGCGGTGCCGCCACCTCGCCCATCCTCACTTCCAACGATGCCCTGCTCTTTCACGAGAAGTGCGGGACCCTCATCAAGCTTAGCAACAACAATAAGACCGCCGAGCGCCGCCGGCCCCTGGACGAGTTCAACAATGGCGTTGTCATGACCAACCGTCCGCTCCGGGACAACGAGATGTTTGAG ATCCGCATCGACAAGCTCGTAGACAAGTGGTCGGGCTCCATTGAGATCGGCGTCACCACCCACAACCCCAACAACCTGGAGTACCCAGCCACCATGACCAACCTGCAGTCAG GCACCATCATGATGAGCGGCTGCGGGATCCTGACCAACGGCAAGGGCACTCGCCGGGAGTACTGTGAATTCAGTCTGGACGAGCTGCAG GAAGGCGACCACATTGGTCTCACGAGGAAGTCCAACTCTGCCCTACACTTCTTCATTAATGGCATCGACCAGG GCGTGGCTACCCCACTGACGCCCCCGGTGGTGTACGGGGTGGTGGACTTGTACGGGATGGCAGTGAAGGTGACCATCGTGCACAACAACAACCATAGCGACCGCCTGCGCCGCAACAATGCCATCCTGCGGGCGCTGTCCCCCGAGGGCGCCCTCCGCCGCACGGCCCCCGCTGCTCAGGCAGAGCCCGAGCGCCTGCTTTTCCACCCCAACTGCGGGCAGAAGGCAGCTATCACCCACGAGGGACgcacggccctgaggcccca TGCCACCGATGACTTCAACCACGGCGTGGTGCTGAGCAGCAGGGCCCTGCGGGACGGAGAGGTGTTCCAGGTGCGCATCGACAAGATGGTGGACAAGTGGGCCGGCTCCATCGAGATCGGCGTCACCACCCACAACCCTGCCTACCTCCAGTTGCCCTCCACCATGACCAATTTGCGCTCCG GAACCTGGATGATGACTGGGAACGGGGTGATGCACAACGGGACGACCATCTTGGACGAATACGGTCACAACCTGGACCGCCTCAAG GCAGGGGACACGGTGGGCGTGGTGCGGCGGGAGGACGGGACTCTGCACTTCTTTGTCAACGGGATGACTCAGGGCCCTGCGGCCTGGAACGTGCCCCCGGGCGTCTACGCTGTCGTCGACCTGTATGGCCAGGCGGCCCAGGCCACCATCGTGGACGACGTGG AGGTGCCGCCGGTGCCCGAGCCACTCCCCGAAGGGAACAACCAGGTGTCGCCCAGCTCCCCGTCGTCGGGGGCCGGGGGCTCCGACCTGCGCTTCCACCAGCTGCATGGCAGCAACGCCGTCATCACCAACGGGGGCCGCACCGCGCTCCGGCACAACTGCCGCAGCGAGTTCAACGACGCCATCGTCATCTCCAACCG GGCCCTGCGGGACGGAGAGCTGTTTGAGATCGTCATTCAGAAGATGGTGGACCGCTGGTCAGGCTCCATCGAGGCTG gaGTGACCGCTATTCGGCCGGAGGACCTCGAATTCCCCAACACCATGACGGACATCGACTACGACACGTGGATGCTCAG CGGCACGGCCATCATGCAGGACGGGAACACGATGCGCAACAACTATGGCTGCGACCTGGACGCGCTGGGCACGGGCGCGCGCATTGGGATGATGCGTACCGCCAAGGGCGACCTGCACTACTTCATCGACGGCCAGGACCAGGGCGCCGCCTGCTCAGGCTTGCCTCCGG AGGTGTATGCGGTGGTGGACCTGTACGGCCAGTGTGTCCAGGTGTCCATCACCAGTGCCACCGGCCCCATGGACAACAGCCTGGCGACCAGCAACACCGCCACCGAGAAGTCCTTCCCCCTGCACTCCCCAG TGGCCGGCGTGGCTCACCGGTTCCACAGCACCTGTGGCAAGAACGTGACCCTGGAGGAGGACGGCACGAGGGCGGTGCGCGCGGCCGGCTACGCTCACGGCCTCGTCTTCAGCACTAAGGAGCTCAAGCCAGAGGAGGTCTTTGAG GTGAAGGTGGAGGAGCTGGACGAGAAGTGGGCGGGCTCCCTGCGGCTCGGGCTGACCACGCTGGCGCCCGGGGAGATGGGGCCCGGCGCAGGCGGGGGCCCGgggctgcccccctccctcccggAGCTCCGGACGAAGACCACCTGGATGGTGTCCAGCTGTGAAGTGAGGCGCGACGGGCAGCTCCAGAGGATGAACTACGGCCGGAACCTcgagaggctgggg GTGGGGAGCCGGGTGGGCATCCGTCGGGGCGCAGATGACACAATGCACGTCCTGGTGGATGGAGAGGACATGGGGCCCGCAGCCAACGGCATCGCCAAG AACGTGTGGGCTGTGCTGGATCTCTACGGGCCGGTGCGGAGCGTGTCTGTCGTGAGCTCCACGAGGCTGGAGGAGCCGGAGGGCACCCAGCCGCCGTCTCCCAGCTCGGACACTGGCAGTGAGGGCGAGGAAGACAACGACGGGGAGGAGCACGGCCTGAGG GGCCAGAATCAAGTGGCCGTTATGCCCACGGCCCTCGAGTTCCTGGAGAACCACGGGAAGAACATCCTCCTGTCCAACGGGAACCGGACGGCTACGCGGGTGGCCAGCTACAATCAGGGCATCGTCGTCGTCAACCAGCCCCTGGTGCCCCAGCTGCTGGTCCAG GTGAGGATAGACTTCCTGAACCGACAGTGGACATCTTCCCTGGTTCTGGGAGTCATCACCTGCCCCCCCGAGAGGCTCAACTTCCCTGCTTCTGCCTGTGCCCTCAAGCGGGCGGCCTGGCTGCTACGGGGTCGTGGTATCTTCCACAACGGTCTCAag ATCTGTGAGAAGTTTGGGCCAAATCTGGACACGTGTCCGGAAGGCACCGTCCTGGGACTGCGGCTGGACAGCTCGGGTGGGCTGCATCTGCACGTCAACGGCATGGACCAGGGCGTGGCTGTGCCCGACGTCCCCCAGCCCTGTCACGCGCTCGTGGACCTCTACGGGCAGTGTGAGCAG GTGACAATCGTGAGTCCTGAACCAGGGGCTACCAGCGGGAAGAGTGGTGGAACCCAGGGTGACATGGAGAAAGCGGACATGGTGGACG GCATCAAGGAGAGCGTGTGCTGGGGCCCGCTGCCTGCCGCCAGCCCTCTCAAGAGCTGCGAGTACCACAGCCTCTGCTCCCGCTTCCAAGAACTGCTATTGCTTCCTG AGGATTATTTCATGCCCCCGCCAAAGCGGAGCCTGTGCTACTGTGAGTCTTGCCGGAAGCTTCGAGGGGACGAGGCCCACAGGCGCCGTGGGGAGCCCCCTCGGGAGTACGCTCTGCCGTTGGGCTGGTGCAGGTTCAACCTCAG GGTGAATCCCCGCCTGGAAGCTGGGACGCTGACCAAGAAGTGGCACATGGCGTATCATGGGAGCAATGTGGCAGCCGTCCGGAGGGTGCTGGACCGAGGGGAGCTGGGAGCAG GCACCGCCTCCATCCTGAGCTGCCGGCCCTTGAAAGGAGAGCCTGGGGTAGGGTTTGAGGAGCCTGGCGAGAACTGCGCACCCCCGCGGGAGGAGCAGCCCCCTCCAGTGttgctctccccctccctccagtaTGCTGGGGCCGAGACCCTGGCGTCCAAAGTGCA ATTCCGGGACCCCAAGTCCCAGCGGACGCACCAGGCCCAGGTGGCGTTCCAGGTGTGCGTGCGCCCCGGCTCCTACACCCCCGGGCCCCCTTCGGCCGCCCTCCGAGAACCTCCCGACCCCCACTTCAGCCCAGCTGAACTCGAGTGGGTAACCAAGGAGAAGGGGGCCACGCTCCTCTATGCCCTGCTGGTGCGGGTGGAGTGA
- the NEURL4 gene encoding neuralized-like protein 4 isoform X2, protein MAAGSGGSGGSGGGPGPGPGGGGGPGGSGAGSGSGGGLGSGGELHPRTGRLVSLSACGRTARRQQPGQEFNHGLVLSREPLRDGRVFTVRIDRKVNSWSGSIEIGVTALDPSVLDFPSSATGLKGGSWVVSGCSVLRDGRSVLEEYGQDLDQLGEGDRVGVERTVAGELRLWVNGRDCGVAATGLPARVWAVVDLYGKCTQITVLPPEPGFSPPTPIPTPPLEPSAPPEDSALTEQGTSGDEAFMVSPAQARPETFPNSLESHNDFASMELSEVVGNAILSAYNGGLLNVNLSSPPAGDGLGSGGAATSPILTSNDALLFHEKCGTLIKLSNNNKTAERRRPLDEFNNGVVMTNRPLRDNEMFEIRIDKLVDKWSGSIEIGVTTHNPNNLEYPATMTNLQSGTIMMSGCGILTNGKGTRREYCEFSLDELQEGDHIGLTRKSNSALHFFINGIDQGVATPLTPPVVYGVVDLYGMAVKVTIVHNNNHSDRLRRNNAILRALSPEGALRRTAPAAQAEPERLLFHPNCGQKAAITHEGRTALRPHATDDFNHGVVLSSRALRDGEVFQVRIDKMVDKWAGSIEIGVTTHNPAYLQLPSTMTNLRSGTWMMTGNGVMHNGTTILDEYGHNLDRLKPPFLQGRGHGGRGAAGGRDSALLCQRDDSGPCGLERAPGRLRCRRPVWPGGPGHHRGRQVPPVPEPLPEGNNQVSPSSPSSGAGGSDLRFHQLHGSNAVITNGGRTALRHNCRSEFNDAIVISNRALRDGELFEIVIQKMVDRWSGSIEAGVTAIRPEDLEFPNTMTDIDYDTWMLSGTAIMQDGNTMRNNYGCDLDALGTGARIGMMRTAKGDLHYFIDGQDQGAACSGLPPEVYAVVDLYGQCVQVSITSATGPMDNSLATSNTATEKSFPLHSPVAGVAHRFHSTCGKNVTLEEDGTRAVRAAGYAHGLVFSTKELKPEEVFEVKVEELDEKWAGSLRLGLTTLAPGEMGPGAGGGPGLPPSLPELRTKTTWMVSSCEVRRDGQLQRMNYGRNLERLGVGSRVGIRRGADDTMHVLVDGEDMGPAANGIAKNVWAVLDLYGPVRSVSVVSSTRLEEPEGTQPPSPSSDTGSEGEEDNDGEEHGLRGQNQVAVMPTALEFLENHGKNILLSNGNRTATRVASYNQGIVVVNQPLVPQLLVQVRIDFLNRQWTSSLVLGVITCPPERLNFPASACALKRAAWLLRGRGIFHNGLKICEKFGPNLDTCPEGTVLGLRLDSSGGLHLHVNGMDQGVAVPDVPQPCHALVDLYGQCEQVTIVSPEPGATSGKSGGTQGDMEKADMVDGIKESVCWGPLPAASPLKSCEYHSLCSRFQELLLLPEDYFMPPPKRSLCYCESCRKLRGDEAHRRRGEPPREYALPLGWCRFNLRVNPRLEAGTLTKKWHMAYHGSNVAAVRRVLDRGELGAGTASILSCRPLKGEPGVGFEEPGENCAPPREEQPPPVLLSPSLQYAGAETLASKVQFRDPKSQRTHQAQVAFQVCVRPGSYTPGPPSAALREPPDPHFSPAELEWVTKEKGATLLYALLVRVE, encoded by the exons ATGGCGGCGGGGTCGGGTGGGAGTGGGGGCTCTGGGGGAGGCCCCGGGCCggggccgggtgggggtgggggccccgGCGGGAGCGGCGCAGGGTCGGGGTCCGGCGGGGGTCTGGGCAGCGGCGGGGAGCTGCACCCGCGCACTGGGCGCCTGGTGAGCCTGTCGGCCTGTGGGCGTACAGCGCGGCGGCAGCAGCCGGGCCAGGAGTTTAACCACGGGCTGGTGTTGAGCCGGGAACCCTTGCGCGATGGACGCGTCTTCACCGTCCGCATCGACCGCAAG GTCAACTCCTGGAGTGGCTCCATTGAGATTGGGGTGACGGCACTGGACCCCAGTGTGCTGGACTTCCCAAGCAGCGCCACGGGGCTGAAGGGGGGCTCATGGGTAGTGTCGGGCTGCTCGGTGTTGAGGGATGGACGTTCTGTGCTGGAGGAGTACGGTCAGGACCTGGACCAGCTTGGTGAAGGGGACCGTGTGGGCGTGGAACGCACAGTTGCCGGGGAGCTGCGGCTCTGGGTGAATGGGCGGGATTGTGGGGTGGCTGCCACGGGCCTTCCCGCTCGTGTCTGGGCCGTCGTGGACCTTTACGGCAAGTGCACCCAGATCACCGTGCTACCCCCTGAGCCAGGTTTCAGCCCCCCTACTCCCATCCCCACACCTCCCCTTGAGCCCTCCGCGCCCCCCGAAGATTCCGCCTTGACTGAACAGGGGACCTCTGGGGATGAAG CCTTCATGGTGTCCCCAGCGCAGGCCCGGCCGGAGACGTTTCCTAACAGCCTTGAGTCGCACAATG ACTTTGCCAGCATGGAGCTGTCCGAGGTGGTGGGCAACGCCATCCTGTCTGCCTACAACGGGGGGCTCCTGAATGTCAACCTGAGCTCCCCGCCGGCAGGGGACGGACTGGGGTCTGGCGGTGCCGCCACCTCGCCCATCCTCACTTCCAACGATGCCCTGCTCTTTCACGAGAAGTGCGGGACCCTCATCAAGCTTAGCAACAACAATAAGACCGCCGAGCGCCGCCGGCCCCTGGACGAGTTCAACAATGGCGTTGTCATGACCAACCGTCCGCTCCGGGACAACGAGATGTTTGAG ATCCGCATCGACAAGCTCGTAGACAAGTGGTCGGGCTCCATTGAGATCGGCGTCACCACCCACAACCCCAACAACCTGGAGTACCCAGCCACCATGACCAACCTGCAGTCAG GCACCATCATGATGAGCGGCTGCGGGATCCTGACCAACGGCAAGGGCACTCGCCGGGAGTACTGTGAATTCAGTCTGGACGAGCTGCAG GAAGGCGACCACATTGGTCTCACGAGGAAGTCCAACTCTGCCCTACACTTCTTCATTAATGGCATCGACCAGG GCGTGGCTACCCCACTGACGCCCCCGGTGGTGTACGGGGTGGTGGACTTGTACGGGATGGCAGTGAAGGTGACCATCGTGCACAACAACAACCATAGCGACCGCCTGCGCCGCAACAATGCCATCCTGCGGGCGCTGTCCCCCGAGGGCGCCCTCCGCCGCACGGCCCCCGCTGCTCAGGCAGAGCCCGAGCGCCTGCTTTTCCACCCCAACTGCGGGCAGAAGGCAGCTATCACCCACGAGGGACgcacggccctgaggcccca TGCCACCGATGACTTCAACCACGGCGTGGTGCTGAGCAGCAGGGCCCTGCGGGACGGAGAGGTGTTCCAGGTGCGCATCGACAAGATGGTGGACAAGTGGGCCGGCTCCATCGAGATCGGCGTCACCACCCACAACCCTGCCTACCTCCAGTTGCCCTCCACCATGACCAATTTGCGCTCCG GAACCTGGATGATGACTGGGAACGGGGTGATGCACAACGGGACGACCATCTTGGACGAATACGGTCACAACCTGGACCGCCTCAAG CCCCCCTTCCTCCAAGGCAGGGGACACGGTGGGCGTGGTGCGGCGGGAGGACGGGACTCTGCACTTCTTTGTCAACGGGATGACTCAGGGCCCTGCGGCCTGGAACGTGCCCCCGGGCGTCTACGCTGTCGTCGACCTGTATGGCCAGGCGGCCCAGGCCACCATCGTGGACGAC AGGTGCCGCCGGTGCCCGAGCCACTCCCCGAAGGGAACAACCAGGTGTCGCCCAGCTCCCCGTCGTCGGGGGCCGGGGGCTCCGACCTGCGCTTCCACCAGCTGCATGGCAGCAACGCCGTCATCACCAACGGGGGCCGCACCGCGCTCCGGCACAACTGCCGCAGCGAGTTCAACGACGCCATCGTCATCTCCAACCG GGCCCTGCGGGACGGAGAGCTGTTTGAGATCGTCATTCAGAAGATGGTGGACCGCTGGTCAGGCTCCATCGAGGCTG gaGTGACCGCTATTCGGCCGGAGGACCTCGAATTCCCCAACACCATGACGGACATCGACTACGACACGTGGATGCTCAG CGGCACGGCCATCATGCAGGACGGGAACACGATGCGCAACAACTATGGCTGCGACCTGGACGCGCTGGGCACGGGCGCGCGCATTGGGATGATGCGTACCGCCAAGGGCGACCTGCACTACTTCATCGACGGCCAGGACCAGGGCGCCGCCTGCTCAGGCTTGCCTCCGG AGGTGTATGCGGTGGTGGACCTGTACGGCCAGTGTGTCCAGGTGTCCATCACCAGTGCCACCGGCCCCATGGACAACAGCCTGGCGACCAGCAACACCGCCACCGAGAAGTCCTTCCCCCTGCACTCCCCAG TGGCCGGCGTGGCTCACCGGTTCCACAGCACCTGTGGCAAGAACGTGACCCTGGAGGAGGACGGCACGAGGGCGGTGCGCGCGGCCGGCTACGCTCACGGCCTCGTCTTCAGCACTAAGGAGCTCAAGCCAGAGGAGGTCTTTGAG GTGAAGGTGGAGGAGCTGGACGAGAAGTGGGCGGGCTCCCTGCGGCTCGGGCTGACCACGCTGGCGCCCGGGGAGATGGGGCCCGGCGCAGGCGGGGGCCCGgggctgcccccctccctcccggAGCTCCGGACGAAGACCACCTGGATGGTGTCCAGCTGTGAAGTGAGGCGCGACGGGCAGCTCCAGAGGATGAACTACGGCCGGAACCTcgagaggctgggg GTGGGGAGCCGGGTGGGCATCCGTCGGGGCGCAGATGACACAATGCACGTCCTGGTGGATGGAGAGGACATGGGGCCCGCAGCCAACGGCATCGCCAAG AACGTGTGGGCTGTGCTGGATCTCTACGGGCCGGTGCGGAGCGTGTCTGTCGTGAGCTCCACGAGGCTGGAGGAGCCGGAGGGCACCCAGCCGCCGTCTCCCAGCTCGGACACTGGCAGTGAGGGCGAGGAAGACAACGACGGGGAGGAGCACGGCCTGAGG GGCCAGAATCAAGTGGCCGTTATGCCCACGGCCCTCGAGTTCCTGGAGAACCACGGGAAGAACATCCTCCTGTCCAACGGGAACCGGACGGCTACGCGGGTGGCCAGCTACAATCAGGGCATCGTCGTCGTCAACCAGCCCCTGGTGCCCCAGCTGCTGGTCCAG GTGAGGATAGACTTCCTGAACCGACAGTGGACATCTTCCCTGGTTCTGGGAGTCATCACCTGCCCCCCCGAGAGGCTCAACTTCCCTGCTTCTGCCTGTGCCCTCAAGCGGGCGGCCTGGCTGCTACGGGGTCGTGGTATCTTCCACAACGGTCTCAag ATCTGTGAGAAGTTTGGGCCAAATCTGGACACGTGTCCGGAAGGCACCGTCCTGGGACTGCGGCTGGACAGCTCGGGTGGGCTGCATCTGCACGTCAACGGCATGGACCAGGGCGTGGCTGTGCCCGACGTCCCCCAGCCCTGTCACGCGCTCGTGGACCTCTACGGGCAGTGTGAGCAG GTGACAATCGTGAGTCCTGAACCAGGGGCTACCAGCGGGAAGAGTGGTGGAACCCAGGGTGACATGGAGAAAGCGGACATGGTGGACG GCATCAAGGAGAGCGTGTGCTGGGGCCCGCTGCCTGCCGCCAGCCCTCTCAAGAGCTGCGAGTACCACAGCCTCTGCTCCCGCTTCCAAGAACTGCTATTGCTTCCTG AGGATTATTTCATGCCCCCGCCAAAGCGGAGCCTGTGCTACTGTGAGTCTTGCCGGAAGCTTCGAGGGGACGAGGCCCACAGGCGCCGTGGGGAGCCCCCTCGGGAGTACGCTCTGCCGTTGGGCTGGTGCAGGTTCAACCTCAG GGTGAATCCCCGCCTGGAAGCTGGGACGCTGACCAAGAAGTGGCACATGGCGTATCATGGGAGCAATGTGGCAGCCGTCCGGAGGGTGCTGGACCGAGGGGAGCTGGGAGCAG GCACCGCCTCCATCCTGAGCTGCCGGCCCTTGAAAGGAGAGCCTGGGGTAGGGTTTGAGGAGCCTGGCGAGAACTGCGCACCCCCGCGGGAGGAGCAGCCCCCTCCAGTGttgctctccccctccctccagtaTGCTGGGGCCGAGACCCTGGCGTCCAAAGTGCA ATTCCGGGACCCCAAGTCCCAGCGGACGCACCAGGCCCAGGTGGCGTTCCAGGTGTGCGTGCGCCCCGGCTCCTACACCCCCGGGCCCCCTTCGGCCGCCCTCCGAGAACCTCCCGACCCCCACTTCAGCCCAGCTGAACTCGAGTGGGTAACCAAGGAGAAGGGGGCCACGCTCCTCTATGCCCTGCTGGTGCGGGTGGAGTGA